The Ursus arctos isolate Adak ecotype North America unplaced genomic scaffold, UrsArc2.0 scaffold_25, whole genome shotgun sequence DNA segment CAGATCATTTCTCTGAATTGAGAATTTTATCCAAATAAATGTCACATACCTCCCAGATATATGCATATCTTTCTATATCATGTAAATGGCTTTACCCATTTAAATAATAAACCATACAAGCATTTAAGAATCATTATTATATGATTAACAAAGTCATGTTCCAGGTTTAACAATTTCATAGGcccaaaaaaaaatttcttcttaaaaactaGTTTTATAAATGCAGAATATATTGCATGAGTAACTGctggtatttttttaagaaaatatattgtgCAATTGTGGCTACCATGTACTGCTGGCAAATCATTGTttatgtaaaatgtgaaaaaactgagtaaaaattttttaaactgatcATGATGAAAGGTTActgccttcttaaaaaaaattatattggcatctcattaaaaataattcgATAAGGGACAAACTCCCTagcccaaaataaataaataaaaaggtgcattttaaaaatgatgctaCTGCAATGTAATGGTTTAAATACCAAGGAACTGTGAAAACGTGCTGTCTGTGATCTGGCATTAAAGTACATACTAAAAAAGAGCATTAATGTAAATGAAGTAGAAAGGGGATCAAGATTGAACTAACCATGTTTGTGCAGTATTGTAGCCAGGCTTCTAAAAttagatatagaaaatataaatagactGCTTTAGGTAATGAGCCACCAGTGTccaaaaaaaggaatgagattaTGAAAAAGCTCAGTTAACTTGATCCAAAGCTCTGAGTAATTCTTCACCCTGCAGTAGGTTTCTGCTGCCTTGTATAGGAGCATTAACTTCACAATCATAACTGGTCAGTTGTGGTAATCCACTCTCATCCATTGATTGCCCCAGCAGTCTACACgctaaatctgaaaaacaaagacaCGCCAAAGTATTCATTCACCTAGTCAATGAATATTACTGAACACTCACTATGCTATCAATAtttcaggaaaatgaaagcaaataagCTCTGGGTTTTCAGTCTATGGTTTAGTCTGTGGGTTTAGGGCAAGACCACAGCTATGTAAACAAGTGCTATAAAGTGTTACTGGTGCTATGTCAGAAGCATTTAAAGGACACAATGACGGCACAAAGGAGTGATAAATcaattttcaaaaagacaaaaatgtacaAGTTTCCGTTTCTATTTAATATTGACAGACAGACATATAAAAGataattacaaaaaattaaaagttccaTCTTTAAATATTAGCTATTCCTGCATTACCGCCAGTAGATAAAATGCTAACATTACTTTTAATGATGCTAAAGGATGAAAATCACTCTCACTGAGAGTAAAGCTTCTAAATaaagtttcatatattttaattctctgtgtGATGTTCAAGAGTAGAAAGAATAAACTAACCAGAGGGTATTAAAATAATTGTCTTTTGCTCCATTCCATTCTGTTCACTAGATTTGCATCCTTTTACGCGTTTCCACGAAAGTGATGTAGTAGCTGCACGATCGTCTGGCTGCTGTAATAACGTTCCCTAAAAACAGTAAAGTTATTTCAATTTTACtgtgctgaattttttaaaaatcaaaaaactcTGAAATCAGTTTAATAACAGTATGTAGGCAGATTTCTTAAATACGGccctaaattatttttctttctcttaatacTATGATAAAATCATTTGTCACTCATTATGACAACTGTTTCTGTAAATGCTTTCTAGTTAATATGATCTGAAAATAACAGTATGAATTACACCATCCCTGATTTAACATTAACTATTGTTTTTTGGAGGTAAGATGGGAAAGTAACTGAAAGGGAAGAGAACAAGACTGGTGGTGAATGAGTGGAGAAATTCActttttacttaaaatacatCTGTATTGTTTGGAATTTTTATGAGCATGTATTCAgtagatatatttttatgaaataatgcATACAAAGTGAAAACCAATGTTTAACCTCTGAAAACACAACTTTAGTATTTGGAAGAAAAGAATTACTTATATACAGCACATTAGctagaacagaaaaacaaacgtACTCTCACACTTACAATTCCTACTGCTTGAAAAAGTGAACCGTCATGTTCTATTTTTCGCTTTCTCTGAGCATTCTGCAAAGCTAGTATCTTTGGATTTAGTTCTTCCTCAGGAATGGTAGTTCTGAAAAAAGATAtggttccttttttattatttttaaaatacccaactaacttttttttttgaaaatatataatgcCTGTTTGCCACCATTAAGGAATATGATGTTATTATGTAAGAGGACTTTCCTGATTACTGAAGTTTATCATCTTAAAAGTcaaagctaaattaaaaaatttcttaaaatatgcatTCACCTATTTATAAAATAGATCTGAACAGAACTAAATTGATATTTTTGTAGGTTAAAGTGAAATATTGACTCTTCATTTCACCCAGTATAATACACAGATATTCTTGGGACTACAGGAATACAAGATTAATTTCACATTTGTATAGtgtttttgtttataaaacattgcatgttcattaattcattttaaccTCATGTCAATCTCCAAGATAAGGAGGTATATaatatccattttataaatgagaaacctGAAGCTTGTTAGCAGTGGGACTTTAAGCAAGTTACCTAGTTAGTTACAGTTTGGAAGTACATTCTATATCTCCTGATATCTACTCTTCTCCCAGTAATTTTTCCCACTAAGCCACTCTGTCCTCAGTATTGATTTGGTTATCATCCTGAACTATctgcatttaaaattaatattaaatagtgAAGAACTGTTTTATGCATCAGGGACATGAATTCTGttatttctcttgtcttttcaAGAACTCCCTCCAGCCCATACACAATCACAATGGCTCCTTGCTCTGTTCCATCCATGACATATGGATAAGTGATACATTATTCAAATTGCTCTCCTACAtgcagttttgttttctattttaaaaaattctataaaaccTTCACTATATAGATATTCAGGTTTTAAAATTCCTACATAAATACATTATCTTTATGAAGTATAACTGTCATGTAAATATCATTTTAGTAATAGTAAAGAAAAACCCTCtatatttcttaaagataaatTCATCTCTTAAAAGTGTTTAGCATATAGTATTTTGGAACTAATGGGAAAAAAAGCCCTGCTAAAGTGACTAGATGTTCGACTTTGGTTTGACGGGTAACACAGTTGTTCAGAAAACTGAAGATCCCATAGTCCTCTGTAGCTAACAGTGAACTGTAAATTCAAGGTCACTGCCAATTCTGTAActatattcattcatccatctaatAACCATTTACTGAGCAAGTATTACATGTTACATACTGTACTAGGTATTAGTACCACTAAAATGTCTAAGACATTGTCACTGCCTTAAAGGAACTCAGAGTCTAAAGTCAGCTGGTGACATACTAATTTATAAAGTAATGTAAACATtacattagaaatttttttttgttactctAAAGCCCCAAGATCTTTTCCTAGTTCTGGGAAAAGTTTCCTCCTAGCATTTTAGGTCAAAACAGTGATGAAGGGCAAGAGAAAAAAGCCACAAATTCTTGTGATGGCAGTGTTTTTTTCTTGCTATTGTTATTTGGCTCAGTCAAGGCAGAGCAGAAAAGGAATTTTCTTTCCTCCACAAACTGCCCCAATGACTAGCTAAAACTTGTTTCCTCTTACTACagcttcaaatttaaaatatcaaatcccactgtaaaaattaaatatagaaattgTAACTTAAAATTTGGGTGGTATACAGGTATTTGCTCAAACTAACTCCATAAAAGCAACGTCATAAATCATGCTTAGATTCCTGTTATAGCTCTTAAACAGTTATTCAATCTGTAATTTGACTAATGTTCTATAAATacatcatgaaaaataaaagcaattatacataaattttaaaagaaggctTGTAAATACCTGTATTGAATACTGAGGACTGAAGACTATCAGGCTCAGTTTGAAATAGGGAATTGGAAATACCCTTAAGTTGGAAGATCTTTTATTCAGGTAAGCTTTCAAATAACTCAAAGAGACAGAAACAGGATAGTTAACTAGTCTGATTTAAACAACTACAAGAAACTGGGTCATTTTTTGTACAGTTAAGAACTTATTGGCTGCATTATATTTATAAAGGTACTGGAAGACCCTCCTACATTTAGATAGGTGATATGgttattttcaggaaaataaatacacatttttttgagTGATTGTTTTATCAGAATTTGTATGTcaatttattattcttaaagcATATTTACCAGAAAGTTAGCTATGTTTAGAAATAAAAGTTACCACCAcatacattttctcaaaaataataaaagaactagAACTTTAATGTTACACATAAATACCTTTGACTCAAAGTGACAGATAACACGTTGGGGCTTCTTGGATGAGATTTTTCTGTCTGTTCTATGActccttctcctgctctgttCGGTGAGGCTGTCCGACTTCCAGGATCACTGTATGGTGATGTTGTGGCACTACTAGTTACTTTAGGTGCACGGATAGGAGATGGAGATGCAATCAATATTTTAATGTCTTCTATACCATCTTTTGTCACTGTTTTTAATTCATCAGTGGTAGCAGTGGTAGTGGCAGTGGTAACAGGAGGTTCTTGGATTTGAGCTGGCTGGAATACTGTAATTGTGCTCGCACTTTGAGGGCTTGTAGAACTGCTTTCCAGTGGCGACAACTGATCGAAGGAACGTAACTGGAAGTCGTCATCCATTGGGATATAAGGAGCTAACATCTCCAAGTCTAAATCAGTGTCCTTTAAAGCAACAAGTACATGAATTTTACAATGGCCACATCTTATAAACGTTAAACACAAACTCActtcaaatgaaaaattaataaagtttaatagaaaatataataaccAAGTTCCTATACCTGGGTAGAAAATGGATTCTTTGCTTCTGTGTCTTCAGCAAAAAGTTTCTCCACCAATTCCAGCTTAAATTCATTGACCATATCACTATCCACATCAAAACAATATTCACTGGGACTGTTAGGCTGTAAAATGAATTTGATGTGTTTACTTTTCCCTGAGGAAACCTGCATATATTTTGCTAGTTGTTAGAATTCTCAAAGCACACCTCAGAGAATACACAACAAAGTCCATCTCTTTCATCACATTTTATCTAACTAGAGAGAAGTTAAAACTTTTGAGCTCACATTAACTAATTTTGCCAATATATACATTTCTGACTGTGTAACaacatcatttataaaattaggaCTAAAAGATACATTTGTCTGCTTCTTCTGAAGAATAAAAGTCCTCTAATAATTCAACTCCCACATGGTAACTAACTGGCCAATAACTAGATATGATACACTCACTGGAGTGAATCTGCCTTTGTGCTCGGAGGCCACACTTCCGTAGAGATGTACCTAAAAATCTCACATGTATTCTGGAGTGAGAGAGGGGTGGAGAATTAAGTTATTTTACTTGTCTTCACCTTAATGAATGCAGTACTGTTTTAGGAGTTCTGAGCAAGGATTCTAACCAGAAAACTGTAACTACATAGTCTAAGCATAAACTTTTGCTTtcctcattttaacatttttgttagatttacctttgttaggttaaaaacaaaacgaatCAATAGATTTTTATGCTAGGGAAGCTGAGCAACCACAGCACAGAATACATTCTCCAGAAGGCTGTGAGATGTCAAATCACCTACTCTTCCCTTGCCAGTTTGAACTGATAAacatttaatgtaaaattattcaCCACTTATTAAGACTTACTTGTGCCTCACAGGTCATAATATTCAAGTCTGTGTTGCCCTACTCCTGAGCATATTTTTAGACAGAGGAACCTCTGAAATGGAATCATTCTAGATTTAGAAGTAGAGCCCCGTGTGACATCTTTACATGGTCTCAGCCTAGCCCTTAAAGACTATTTTCACTGTGTTTATGGAAAAACTATTATCAAGACAGaacttgaataaaaaattattattaggtATTTACTATGTGTAAGACTTGGTATTTTCATGTTACACTGATCCAGAACAGTGATCGAAATTGGGCTAAATTAGGCAAATAACTTAGGGTCCTTTCCCTTTAAAGCTTTGCTAAAATAAGCCTTTTGCTACTTTACAGTCTTCCATCTCAAAGGGTAGAATCAATGGGCTTGGAGCAATTATAGGCACACACATAGTTCTCTGTGGATGTCAAAATTCAAGACTTTTTtggtattcattttataaatacattcctgaacattaaaatatgaaagttaTCCTCTTCTTATATCATGACACCTACCTCAGGTGAACTCTGTCTAGTGCTTCCATCAGAAGGACTAGCTGGCTGATCTTGAATCTGGGGCATAGTAAAAGAAAGTTCCAATGACTCTGGATTTGGCTCTAATTTTAATGCAACTTCTTGATTGAGTGCAGGGTCAGCACTACTTCGAAGTGGCTTTGGAGTTTCAGAAGCAGGTAATGGAGACATTGCCAAATTTATATTCTGTAATTTTTCGTTGGATGAGGGGAGCATTACATCATTATACAATGGAACTTCCTCAAGTTGTTGGTCATCAGTTTCTGTGtctatagggaaaaaaattattagtcAATTTAAAGAATAGCTAGATTTTAACATATACAGAAATGTATGCCCCCTTTTACAAAAGGTCGAATTCACTCAAACAAAAATGTTACCATATTCTCCTTGATCAGAAAGTTTACAGATATCACAGTATAAACATAAGTCTGAGTTATCTTTCCAATCTACTATTGACAGCTCCTATTATATTTATGGCATAAAAACCCCTGCAATTCCAACCTTTTCATACCTactattcattaaaatttaacCAACTTTGAAATTACAGTTTGTATTTTCAATGTTTGATATTACGGTGTGGTTACTTACCCTTTAATGAACTACACTTACTGCAATATAACTGCTACATTGTGGAGAAAATATGGCAATAGGATATAGAAATAGAGTAGCTGAGAAACATTAAAGTCGGAAGAAGAAATACCTAAGAACCCTCTGAAGCACAACCTCCAACACTGTGACAGAAGCAGGAATGCTGAGAAATTATTGAGGCAAAAATATTTAAGCCAAATGCTTTGaaaaagactttgaaaaacaaaatatgtaagacTATGATGTCCAAATGATTACCAACAAAAACATGTCCAAGTTCAGTTAAAATGGGCTTGTAGTAACAGACATAGTTTTTAGGCAATCAAAAGAATAACTGAAGACCCACCATTGCTGCCAAAATCTAAAGATATGATTGTGTCTCCAGCAGCTGGGGCCAGCAAAGTTAAAGCATCAGGTTCCTTCTTAAGTTTATCAAAAAGACTACTTGTATCTTCTGATTCGACTTTGGTGAATAGCTGAGTCATTTTCATATCTGAAGATTCAACTGGTTTGAGGACACATTCTGTTTGTTGAAGGGAGAAAATCAAGTCGTGCTGAATAATACCACTGTCAAAAAAGAGAGATTAGTAATTCTTAAATGAGCATTGACACAATGTGGGGATGTGTCTCTGAAATACTCTTATCTCTTAAAATTCTGCTTTATGAAAAGAAACAGTTTAAGATGACTTATCCTAATCTCTCATGCATACTTGGTCACATTCAGGGTTTAAAATAccaatataggggtgcctgggtggcgcagtcattaagcgtctgccttcagctcagggcgtgatcccggcgttctgggatcgagccccacatcaggcttttccactgggagcctgcttcttcctctcccactccccctgcttgtgttccctctctcgctggctgtctctctgtcacataaataaataaaatctttaaaaaaataaaataaaagtaaagatatATAAACACTCAAGGCCTTTCTAATAGGGGTGGCATATTTTCCTTGGTGGCAAGAAAATGATATTGTGATAACACCTGCAGGACAGAGTTGAAGAGGGATGATGAACAACAGATCcatctttgtgtctggcttaaaTGTGAGTTTTATTGTCCctttaatcaacaaatatttaagtgttCACTAAGTGAATGAAGTATACAAGTTTAAAATACCTGACCCTTGCCCTCAGAAGTTTGTAACCCAGTGTGAAAGTAGATatgcaaacaattaaaaaacaaagtggtAATTGCTAAAATAGAGAAGGTCTGCTTC contains these protein-coding regions:
- the HIF1A gene encoding hypoxia-inducible factor 1-alpha; amino-acid sequence: MEGAGGANDKKKISSERRKEKSRDAARSRRSKESEVFYELAHQLPLPHNVSSHLDKASVMRLTISYLRVRKLLDAGDLDIEDEMKAQMNCFYLKALDGFVMVLTDDGDMIYISDNVNKYMGLTQFELTGHSVFDFTHPCDHEEMREMLTHRNGLVKKGKEQNTQRSFFLRMKCTLTSRGRTMNIKSATWKVLHCTGHIHVYDTNSNQSQCGYKKPPMTCLVLICEPIPHPSNIEIPLDSKTFLSRHSLDMKFSYCDERITELMGYEPEELLGRSIYEYYHALDSDHLTKTHHDMFTKGQVTTGQYRMLAKRGGYVWVETQATVIYNTKNSQPQCIVCVNYVVSGIIQHDLIFSLQQTECVLKPVESSDMKMTQLFTKVESEDTSSLFDKLKKEPDALTLLAPAAGDTIISLDFGSNDTETDDQQLEEVPLYNDVMLPSSNEKLQNINLAMSPLPASETPKPLRSSADPALNQEVALKLEPNPESLELSFTMPQIQDQPASPSDGSTRQSSPEPNSPSEYCFDVDSDMVNEFKLELVEKLFAEDTEAKNPFSTQDTDLDLEMLAPYIPMDDDFQLRSFDQLSPLESSSTSPQSASTITVFQPAQIQEPPVTTATTTATTDELKTVTKDGIEDIKILIASPSPIRAPKVTSSATTSPYSDPGSRTASPNRAGEGVIEQTEKSHPRSPNVLSVTLSQRTTIPEEELNPKILALQNAQRKRKIEHDGSLFQAVGIGTLLQQPDDRAATTSLSWKRVKGCKSSEQNGMEQKTIILIPSDLACRLLGQSMDESGLPQLTSYDCEVNAPIQGSRNLLQGEELLRALDQVN